The Haloarchaeobius litoreus DNA window CGGTCGGGCCGTGGTAGTACACCCCGTGTCGAACCGTGCGCGATGCGCCGGCGGGGACCTCGACCGGGACCGAGGTCGAGATCCGGCTCTGGTAGGCCGTGCCGTCGGCGTCGACTATCCGCCAGCAGCCGTCCCGTCTCGTCGGTTCGCCACGGTGGAGCTAGACGCCTCTCGACGAGGTCGGGAGCAGCAGGAACTCGCCGGGGTCGCCGGCGAGCGGTTCGAGGTACTCGAACGGGGCGGCACCGTGGCCGCCGGGTCGGGTGACGACGTCCGTGGACCCGGCGTTCTCGACGCGGAACGCGGCACGGGCCGGTACGTCGGGCGACGCCTGCTCGACGATGTCGGCGCGGAACCTGAGCGGGCCGTAGTCGGGGGCACCGGTCGTCCCGGTGGAGCCGGGTTCGCTGGTCGTGTCGACGGGGCCGGCGGTGTCGGGTGAGCCGTTCGACGTGACGGTACAGCCCGCGATGGTCCCGACCAGCCCGACGGACGCCGACTGGAGGAACCGTCGTCTGTGGAGGGACATGTGCCGTGTTGCGGCAGGTCGCGGCAAGTGCTTTGTCCCGGGTCGATACCTGTTTCACCTCGCAGCAGGGCGGTCGGGGCCGGCGCTGCGCCGTTCCGTAACACTATACCCGGAGCCAGCCGTCGCCCCGAGCAGATGACGCTGGCGAACGTGCCGCGCTACGGCGAGTCGGCGGTGTCCCGACAGGGCGACCACGCCGTCGTCGTGGGCGCGAGCATGGCCGGACTGGTCGCCGCGCGGACCCTCGCGGACGCGTTCGACCGCGTGACCGTCCTCGACCGCGACCCGCTCGCGGACGACCCGGTCACCCGCCGGGGCGTGCCGCAGGGCCACCAGCCGCACGTGCTGCTGGAAGCCGGGCGGGCGACGCTGGCCGACCTGTTCCCGGGATTCGCGGAGGAACTGCTGGCGGGCGGCGGGCTGGTCATCGACTGGACGCACGACCTCGTCCACTACGAGGCGGGCGACTATCTCGAGCCCGGACCGACACGACGGCCGATGTACGCGGCGAGCCGGCCGCTGTTCGAGGCCGTCACCCGTCGATGCCTCGCCGCGGTCGAGGGCGTCCGGCTCCGCCCCGAGTCCCGGTTCGTCGACTACCACCTCGCCGACGACGGGAGACGGGTCGACGGTGTGGTCGTCGAGTCCGGTGGCTCGGACGCGACCAGCACGCTCCCGGCCGACCTCGTGGTCGACGCGACGGGCCGCACGTCCCGGACACCGGCGTGGCTCACCGAGCACGGCTACGAACGCCCGCCCGAGGAGGAGGTGACGGTGGACGTCCGCTACGCCACGGCGGTCGTCGACCGGCCGGCCGGGGACCGGCGCGCGTTCTTCGTGCCGCCGACGCCGCCCCGGACCCGGGGTGGCGGCGCGTTCCCCGTCGAGGGCGACCGCTGGCTCGTCACGCTGCAGGGCGTCCACGGCGACGACCCGCCGACGGACCCGGCGGGCCTGCGCGAGTTCGCCGCGAGCTTGCCGGTCGACCACCTCGCGCGGCTGCTCGACGAGCGCGACTGGGTGAGCGACGGCGTCGAGCGCTACCCGTTCCCGTCGAACCGGCGGCGCTACTACGAGGAGTTAGACCGGTTCCCCGAGGGCCTGGTCGTCGTCGGCGACGCGGTGGCGAGCTTCAACCCGGTCTACGGACAGGGGATGTCGGTCGCGTCGCTCGAAGCACTCGTCCTCCACCACGCGCTCGCCGACGGCGGGCTCGACGGGCTCGGGCCGCGCTTCTTTGGCCGTGCGAGCGAGGTGGTCGACGTGGCGTGGACGATGGCCGTCGGCTCGGACCTCGCCTACGACGCGACGGAGGGCTCGCAGTCGGTGGTCGAATCGCTGTTCGCGCGCTACCTCGCACGACTGGTCCGGACCGCGCAGGACGACGGCATCGTCGCCGACGCCTACGGCCGGGTCGTGACGATGGAGGAGCCGCCGACCTCGCTGCTCAGGCCGGGCGTCGTCGCGCGCGTGCTGTCGCCGCAATAACGAGAAAGTCGACCGCGCGTCGCCCCCTACTCCTCGGCCTCTCGCAGCCGCTTCCGCGCCCGGTGGGCCGTGAACGGCAGTTTGTCGGCGGTCACGCCCAGGGGCTCCAGCGCGTCGTTGATGGAGCAGGCGATGGCCGCGGGAGCGTCTATCATCCCGCCCTCGCCGACGCCCTTCGCGCCGGTCTCGGTGAACGGCGACGGGTGGCTGGTGTGCTCCATCTCGATGTCGGGCATGTTCTTCGTCGACGGGAGCAGGTAGTCGAACATCGTGATCGCCTGCGGCTGGCCGGAGCCCTGGTCGTAGCCGAACTCCTCCATGAGCGCCGCGCCGAGGCCCTGCGCGATGCCGCCGTGGGCCTGCCCCTCGACGATCATCGGGTTCAGCATCGTCCCGCAGTCCCGGAGCGTGTAGAACTTCAGCACCTCCACCTCGCCCGTCTCCACGTCCACCTCGACGATGGGCGCGTTGACGGCGTAGGCGGCGGTCGGGTACACCGGGTACTTGTGGGTCAGCGCGTCGTCGAACTCCGGGAAGCCGGTCGCGGGGTGCTCGTAGTCGTAGCTGACGTGGGTCCGGGCCTCGTCGTCCAGCTCGGCGAGTTCGGCCAGCGAGAGCGAGTCGTCGGTGCCGCTCCGTTCGACCCGACCGTCGCGGTAGGAGACGGCCTCGCGGTCGACGCCCCAGTGGTCGGCAGCGAGTTCCGCGAGCGCGTCGCGCAGCTGCCGGCCGACGCCGACGCTCGCGCCCGAGAGCATCACGGCCATCCGGGAGGCGGCGCTGCCGTACTCGGTCGGGGCCTCGACGCTGTCGAGGTAGTCCACCTCGATGTCGCTCGGCAGGAGTCCGAGCTCGTCGGCGAGCAGCTGGGCGACGAGCGTCTGGTGGCCCTGCCCGGAGCTGTCGGTGGCGAGCCACGCGAGCACCGTGCCGTCGGGTTTCACCTCGGCGCGGAGGTGTTCCGGAAGCTCGGCGACGTCCTCCCGGCTCCGGTTCTGGATGGTCTCGTCGTCGGTGCGCTGGCGGTCGGTCCAGTCCGAGCCGGAGACGCCGGGCTCGATGAGGACCGCTGTCTGGGTGCCCCGGTAGAACCCCTCCTCGCGGCGCTGCTCGACGGTCTCGGGGTCGAGCAGGCCGCCCTCGCAGCGCTCGTTCTCGTCCAGTATCTCGTCCATCCGGTCCATCGCGCCGGGGTAGTCGCCGGAGTCGTAGATGTTCCCCGAGGGGATGCGGTACGGCAGCTGGTCGGGCGTGACGAGGTTGCGGCGGCGGAACTCGGTCGGGTCGATGTCGAGTTCGCGCGCGGCGTCGTCGACCAGCATCTCCAGGGCGTACTGGTGCGGGTCGACGCCGAAGCCGCGGTAGGCGGTCTGTGCGGTCTTGTTCGTCAGCACGAGGTCGTACTCGTAGACGACGTCGTCGATGGCGTAGGAGTTCGTCAGCACCGACAGCGGCTTGAGCACCTGGTTGACCGGGTAGTGCGGCCACGCGCCGAAGTCGTCGACGAACCAGACGTCCAGCCCGCGCATGGTGCCGTCGTCGTCGCAGGCGAGGCGCATCTCGTAGGTGCGCTCGGAGCAGTGCATGTCCCCGCCCTGCAGGTTCTCGATGCGGTCCTCGACGAACTTGACGGGCCGGCCGAGCTGCTCGGCCGCCATCGCGGCGAGGTTGCAGTAGCGGTGGATGGCGATCTTCGTCCCGAAGCTCCCGCCCACGTCGGCGGGGACGTTCAGCTCGACGCGGTCGGCGGGCCGTCCGAGCGTCTCGTAGACGGTGTCGTCGACGAGCGTGTGCAGCTGGATGTTGCAGTCGATGTGGAAGCTGTCGCCGTCCTCGTCGTACTGGGCGACGACGCCCGCCGTCTCCAGGGGGACGCCGGAGACGCGCCCCCACTCGTAGGTCCCCTCGACGACGTGGTCGGCGTCCGCGAACGCACCGTCGGGGTCGCCGAACGCGATACGCTCGTTGTCGGCGACGTTCGTCCCCGCGTCCTCGTGGACGAGGGTGTCGGACTCCCGTGCGTCCATCCCGTCGACGACCGGGTCGAGCGTCTCGTACTCCACGTTCACGAGGTCGGCCATGTCCTCGGCGAGGTAGCGGTCCGCGGCGACGACGACGGCGATGGGCTCGCCGACGAAGCGGGCCTTCCCGTCCGCCAGGGACCACTCCTCGTACCCCTCCAGTCCGCAGGGCTGTGGGTTGTACGACTCCTGCAGGTCCTCGATGGTGAGCACGAGCTCGCAGTCGGGGTGGTCCTCGGCGGCACTCGTGTCCACGTCGACGATGTTCGCGTGGGCGTGGACGCTCCGGACGATGGCCATCTCCAGGCAGCCCGGCGGCGTCACGTCGTGGATGTACTCGGCCTCGCCGGTGAGGATGCGGCGGTCCTCGAACCGGCGGACGCTCTGCCCGGTGAAGGACCTCCCCTCCAGTTCGTCCCCGGCCTCGTGGCCTGTCTGCGGTTCTGACTCGGACATCTACGCCCCCTCCTCGCCGTCAGCGCCGGTCCGGACGGCCTCGATGTCGTCGGAGAGCTTGTCGGCGGCGCGGTCGACCGCGCGGTAGATGTTCTGGTAACCGGTGCAGCGACAGATGTTGTCCGCGAGGCCCTCCTTTATCTCGTCGCGCTCGGGGTCGGGATTCTCCTCGAGCAGGGACTTCGTCGCCATGACGAAGCCGCTGGTACAGAAGCCACACTGGAGCGCGTGCTCCTCGTGGAACGCCTCCTGGATGGGGTGGAGCTGCCCGTCCTCGGCGAGCCCCTCGACCGTCTCGACCGCGAGGTCCTCGGCCTGCACCGCGTACAGCAGACAGCTCTTGACCGTGTCGCCGTCGAGCGAGACGGTGCAGGCACCGCAGACACCGTGCTCGCAGCCGACGCGGACGCCGCGCAGGTCGCACTCGTTGCGAAGGAAGTCGGAGAGCTTCAGTCGTGGCTCGACCTCCCGGGTCACCTCCTCGCCGTTGACGGTCACGGAGATCTCGCGCGTCGGGCGCCCCTCAGCGTGAGGCGTGTCCTCGATACTCATGGTAGATACCACCGTACTTTCGGCGATTCGACCTTAAGCCTTGCCGTGGTTCGGGGTGAAAGCATCTCGTGACGCGGTGAGGGGCCACTCAGGACGTGTCGCCGCGCCTGGACGACGCGGGGGACGCGTCTGCGGGAGCCGGTGAACGGAGGGCTGAGACCGCCGCGGCGTCGCCTATCGCAGTTCAGTGCGTCGGTTGTCGTCGTCACGTCGTCGGCCACGCGACGGCCCGGGCGCTGGGATAGCTCTAAGTCCCCCGGTTTTGTCTTTTGGTACCATGGCACGAGCAGATCTCTGCATCCACAACGCCCGCGTCGTGACGCCCTCGGGGACCATCCACGGCGGCGTCGCCGCGACGGACGGCACGATAACGGCGGTCGGCGGCGACGCCTCGCTGCCCGACGCGGACAGGACCATCGACGCCGAGGGGAACTACCTCATCCCCGGCTTCATCGACCCGCACGTCCACTGGGGACTGTCGCGCTACGAGTTCGAGTACCACGAGGGGCTCGAACACGACTTCGAGACGGAGACACGGGGCGCGGTCCACGGCGGCGTCACGACCGTCGTGAACTTCCTGCTCCAGCCCGAGCGCTACCTGCCCGACATGGAGTTCTTCCGGCAGGCGGGCGCGGAGAACTCCTACATCGACTTCGCGTACCACGCCATCATCCACAAGGACCACCACTTCGAGGAGATAGAGGGCCTCGCCGAGGAGGGCATCCGCTCTTTCAAGATATTCTTCAACTGGTACAAGCACGCATCGCCCGAGCTGGGCATCGAACACTCCGACGCGGGCCGGGTGTACAACCTGCTGTCGCAGGTGGCCGACATCCCGGGGGGCGTCGTGATGTTCCACGCCGAGAACGAGGACATCGCCTACGAGCGCCGTCAGGAGTTGCAGGAGGAGGGGTACAACGACCTCCCCTCGTGGTCGGAGTCGGCGCCGAACGTCTGCGAGTTCATGCAGATCGAGCAGATCGGACACATGACCGAGCTGACCGACTCCCGGGCGTACATCGTCCACATGTCCACGGGTGAGGGTGTCGACATCTGCAAGCGCTTCCAGGAGCGGGGTGTGAACCTCCACGCGGAGACGCTGCCGGCGTTCCTCACCCACACGAAAGACGAGGAGGAGCTGGGTGTGTGGGGCAAGATCTCGCCCCCGCTCCGGGGCGAGTGGAGCAAGAAACGTCTCTGGGAGGGGCTCCGGGAGGGCACCGTCGAGTACCTCGGGACCGACCACTGCCCGCACAAGATCGAGTTCAAGGAGAAGGACACCGGCAAGCACGGCGACATCTGGGACGCCATCCCCGGCGACAACAACGGCATCGAGTACTTCCTGCCGGTGATGATGAGCGAGGGCGTGAACCGGAACCGCATCAGCATGGAGCGCCTCGTCGAGATCTGCGCCGAGAACAACGCGAAGCGGTGGGGCCTCTACCCCCGGAAGGGCGCGCTCGTCGAGGGGAGCGACGCCGACATGGTCGTCGTCGACATGGAGAAGTCGAAGGTCGTCGACGACGACTTCTACCACACGATGGAGCCGCGCTACTCCACGATGCACGGGATGGAGCTGACCGGGCTGCCGACCCACACCGTCGTCGGCGGCGAGGTCGTCGTGGAGGACGACGAGCTGCAGGTCGAACCGGGCGGCCGGAACTACCTCCACCGCGGCGACAGCGGCGTCGAACTGGAGTGAGCCGGTAGCGTGCCCACCGACCGGCCCGTCGTCGGCATCCTCCTCGCGGCGGGCACGGGCTCGCGCTTCGACGACGAGCAGAAGCTGCTGGCCGACCTCGACGGCGAGCCACTGGTCCGCCACGCAGCCCGGACGCTCCTCGACGCGGATCTCGACGGCGTCGTCGCGGTGCTCGGGCACGAACGCGAGCGCGTCGCGGCGGCGTTGCCACCCGAAGTCGACACCGTCCACAACCCGGACTACGTCGAGGGACAGGCGACGACGGTCAGCCGGGGCGCACGGGCGGCGGCCGAACGTGGCGCTACTGCGGCCGTCTTCGCGCTCGGCGACATGCCCTGTGTCGCCCCCGGAACCGTGGACGCGCTGGTCGCAGCGTACCGCAGCCGCGACCCCGGGACGGACGCCGACATCGTCGTCCCGACGTACGACGGCCGACGCGGTAATCCGGTGCTGTTCGGGGCGGCACACTTCGCCGCCTTGCAGGACGTGTCGGGCGACACCGGGGGCCGGGCGCTGTTCGACGTGCATCCGGTCGAGCGCGTGGCGGTCGACGACCCCGGTATCCACCGCGACGTCGACACCGAGGCGGACCTGCGCGAACTGGCCGAGCGCTGCGAGGACTGACG harbors:
- a CDS encoding FAD-dependent oxidoreductase; its protein translation is MTLANVPRYGESAVSRQGDHAVVVGASMAGLVAARTLADAFDRVTVLDRDPLADDPVTRRGVPQGHQPHVLLEAGRATLADLFPGFAEELLAGGGLVIDWTHDLVHYEAGDYLEPGPTRRPMYAASRPLFEAVTRRCLAAVEGVRLRPESRFVDYHLADDGRRVDGVVVESGGSDATSTLPADLVVDATGRTSRTPAWLTEHGYERPPEEEVTVDVRYATAVVDRPAGDRRAFFVPPTPPRTRGGGAFPVEGDRWLVTLQGVHGDDPPTDPAGLREFAASLPVDHLARLLDERDWVSDGVERYPFPSNRRRYYEELDRFPEGLVVVGDAVASFNPVYGQGMSVASLEALVLHHALADGGLDGLGPRFFGRASEVVDVAWTMAVGSDLAYDATEGSQSVVESLFARYLARLVRTAQDDGIVADAYGRVVTMEEPPTSLLRPGVVARVLSPQ
- a CDS encoding xanthine dehydrogenase family protein molybdopterin-binding subunit; its protein translation is MSESEPQTGHEAGDELEGRSFTGQSVRRFEDRRILTGEAEYIHDVTPPGCLEMAIVRSVHAHANIVDVDTSAAEDHPDCELVLTIEDLQESYNPQPCGLEGYEEWSLADGKARFVGEPIAVVVAADRYLAEDMADLVNVEYETLDPVVDGMDARESDTLVHEDAGTNVADNERIAFGDPDGAFADADHVVEGTYEWGRVSGVPLETAGVVAQYDEDGDSFHIDCNIQLHTLVDDTVYETLGRPADRVELNVPADVGGSFGTKIAIHRYCNLAAMAAEQLGRPVKFVEDRIENLQGGDMHCSERTYEMRLACDDDGTMRGLDVWFVDDFGAWPHYPVNQVLKPLSVLTNSYAIDDVVYEYDLVLTNKTAQTAYRGFGVDPHQYALEMLVDDAARELDIDPTEFRRRNLVTPDQLPYRIPSGNIYDSGDYPGAMDRMDEILDENERCEGGLLDPETVEQRREEGFYRGTQTAVLIEPGVSGSDWTDRQRTDDETIQNRSREDVAELPEHLRAEVKPDGTVLAWLATDSSGQGHQTLVAQLLADELGLLPSDIEVDYLDSVEAPTEYGSAASRMAVMLSGASVGVGRQLRDALAELAADHWGVDREAVSYRDGRVERSGTDDSLSLAELAELDDEARTHVSYDYEHPATGFPEFDDALTHKYPVYPTAAYAVNAPIVEVDVETGEVEVLKFYTLRDCGTMLNPMIVEGQAHGGIAQGLGAALMEEFGYDQGSGQPQAITMFDYLLPSTKNMPDIEMEHTSHPSPFTETGAKGVGEGGMIDAPAAIACSINDALEPLGVTADKLPFTAHRARKRLREAEE
- a CDS encoding (2Fe-2S)-binding protein, which codes for MSIEDTPHAEGRPTREISVTVNGEEVTREVEPRLKLSDFLRNECDLRGVRVGCEHGVCGACTVSLDGDTVKSCLLYAVQAEDLAVETVEGLAEDGQLHPIQEAFHEEHALQCGFCTSGFVMATKSLLEENPDPERDEIKEGLADNICRCTGYQNIYRAVDRAADKLSDDIEAVRTGADGEEGA
- a CDS encoding dihydroorotase; this encodes MARADLCIHNARVVTPSGTIHGGVAATDGTITAVGGDASLPDADRTIDAEGNYLIPGFIDPHVHWGLSRYEFEYHEGLEHDFETETRGAVHGGVTTVVNFLLQPERYLPDMEFFRQAGAENSYIDFAYHAIIHKDHHFEEIEGLAEEGIRSFKIFFNWYKHASPELGIEHSDAGRVYNLLSQVADIPGGVVMFHAENEDIAYERRQELQEEGYNDLPSWSESAPNVCEFMQIEQIGHMTELTDSRAYIVHMSTGEGVDICKRFQERGVNLHAETLPAFLTHTKDEEELGVWGKISPPLRGEWSKKRLWEGLREGTVEYLGTDHCPHKIEFKEKDTGKHGDIWDAIPGDNNGIEYFLPVMMSEGVNRNRISMERLVEICAENNAKRWGLYPRKGALVEGSDADMVVVDMEKSKVVDDDFYHTMEPRYSTMHGMELTGLPTHTVVGGEVVVEDDELQVEPGGRNYLHRGDSGVELE
- a CDS encoding nucleotidyltransferase family protein codes for the protein MPTDRPVVGILLAAGTGSRFDDEQKLLADLDGEPLVRHAARTLLDADLDGVVAVLGHERERVAAALPPEVDTVHNPDYVEGQATTVSRGARAAAERGATAAVFALGDMPCVAPGTVDALVAAYRSRDPGTDADIVVPTYDGRRGNPVLFGAAHFAALQDVSGDTGGRALFDVHPVERVAVDDPGIHRDVDTEADLRELAERCED